One Coccinella septempunctata chromosome 8, icCocSept1.1, whole genome shotgun sequence genomic window carries:
- the LOC123319421 gene encoding uncharacterized protein LOC123319421 isoform X3, which translates to MADICNGQLILGKGMNEGVVPKGVTPDSDCNSNHPNSASFLSVSSQDVDFVQDNSDYQWFLDYGYRDGGTNHHTSLLSLPESYEAGDLNYYDAFSKNMDANLAEADMESFRTEDIHALLTNLPPMCTDHLSQENHRQGECYASVSGSMMAKFDFDSSISPHSSSQGEDSTSMSICKSELLFSPVREVPVPGANYSVDSLDCDFQDMMLTCQANKDNYTIAFEGSLTMYSEESEFNGTEKSDEHSNSAHFSNDLKAQAKNIKKLSNALPMTQSDSGSFTTWSKLKKAGGDNQVRRHPSGNNNNSGDDATHLGLNDNTAKSQSMPNLYKQKLIKSLMQNNILQNTKNASDVSTLKRKRVKVFDIQHHTQTNSGSGASISDMATSIDASSSENISNTKQPNFSLVKLFMKQKSLSTEGMSTTADQLSSSENWPGTQSVESNCSETKSADHQRYLDHSHENKIGESVTKIHGYIAEEPEDELTKKEDISRLDCSKKSLNNNNSFCDIKRTESPIKKSHLKSTKNDAINRSIQTSNFSEIINLKNVGKAAPPKVQEPVKVVEPSFLNKLKKEGEVEKPVYVIYPNYVLPNLDFLNEKEEDVAKILLMPQRPPPVTTQRKRPFSCNDLETLRAKGFSHVKDWDSLNFLLPPECREILSDIPEVAEYIKRTSSVKQPPPRTSRTKRRPVSCDYTERGFVSNQTNISSSSSTATQPSSGYRGSSTILNDSQNSPAPGNNLNPLFVYRYDSVTSSEASFMQNDRQRSITTAPPLTKRCVSVTHGEIIPPRPPLPKNILSKDPKRFSLCETNTDPPVFEDNKYKRISLQEPYYLARNKRLSETEDEGVDAGTSSSSMDEHEPPVTTRSKSNRLFPNMSIDELTQFEEFLKCSGISSSDPEELSDENMTQLRSYVSRFLSLKMNQEGGEFFGGKKTVSFAEKVNVLPKNLEVKPTFLAPNNSPNVSAFSHQKNYQNAQDGREVDATYSSPQTTPIHRQSYNMVQKWSLVNGVTNAVDLLVKHFSSASNQAELTALGDSSLNPTCAKIALTHLCPALYAVLSDGLKPNLETSFGAINNSVWQVVEASAKQGPLTKALNELVMRINSEDAITEGLVKFNTFVFGLLNVRSLDAWASYLRTRESVLKKHYDYDSLLILSHTGGSNVRVLLDKLITALQPLAVYPFQLDLFYETKQLHMSLKRMETLSPTHKLSFKQWNNAGLSMQSNKSNSDSEEASAATTVRHRSGYQEEENLPDILNSSATTKIKSRSEKERPRSCCDPGSLGKPSFKLGEDVTSIAKKRWSGIALNSKLYQVYDRLAREDDEEYTDSLENTNNMRVEECEDNNSDENIPQIQPESLEYAANEEGKPLNGKRFKKLQQRWEMLSGKDQAFSPPLSPTHTPNTPTPNTPSKSRIPRLITSPVKPVSGIPVAVCQGAKASNGKGSQKKVTTPPNPKPPITNKMGSAKNSPARKTPVTNTRTSRVDQVETGNDNNKHPPRPSSLPYKPAAQNSKSSKVPPRRAASSSLNRKPLSIHSKTPKVVRTLSHRLPSESGHLSYNEGENLKVILRVDDKWLLCCRGTQKGLVPVSAVISADVGTF; encoded by the exons GCAAGGGGATGAACGAGGGTGTCGTCCCCAAAGGGGTCACGCCAGACTCCGACTGTAACAGCAACCATCCCAATTCGGCCAGTTTCTTATCTGTTTCTTCTCAAGATGTTGACTTCGTACAAGACAACTCGGACTATCAATGGTTTCTCGATTATGG ATATCGAGATGGAGGAACGAATCACCACACTAGCCTTCTCTCACTTCCTGAATCTTACGAAGCCGGAGATCTCAACTATTACGATGCCTTCTCTAAAAACATGGACGCCAATTTGGCGGAAGCCGATATGGAAAGTTTCAGGACCGAAGACATACACGCCCTCCTCACCAATTTACCGCCAATGTGTACTGACCATCTAAGTCAAGAG AACCACCGCCAAGGAGAGTGCTACGCCAGCGTATCGGGATCGATGATGGCCAAGTTCGATTTCGACAGCTCCATAAGCCCCCACAGCAGCTCGCAGGGCGAAGATTCAACGTCCATGTCCATCTGCAAGTCCGAGTTGCTCTTCAGCCCCGTGAGGGAGGTCCCGGTTCCGGGGGCGAACTACAGCGTAGATTCTCTCGATTGCGACTTCCAAGACATGATGCTGACGTGCCAGGCGAACAAGGACAATTACACCATAGCCTTCGAAGGGTCCCTGACAATGTACTCGGAGGAATCTGAGTTCAATGGAACGG agaAATCTGACGAGCACTCCAACAGCGCGCACTTCTCCAATGACCTAAAGGCTCAAgccaaaaatatcaaaaagttATCTAATGCACTACCAATGACGCAGTCAGACTCAGGAAGTTTCACGACGTGGAGCAAATTGAAAAAAGCTGGAGGAGATAACCAGGTTCGAAGACATCCTTCCGGTAACAATAACAATTCAGGTGATGATGCTACCCACTTAGGACTGAATGACAATACGGCCAAGAGTCAAAGCATGCCGAACCTCTACAAGCAAAAGTTGATAAAGAGTCTGATGCAAAACAATATTCTGCAAAACACAAAAAATGCG TCGGACGTTTCTACGTTGAAGAGGAAACGAGTTAAAGTCTTTGACATCCAGCACCATACACAAACGAACAGTGGTAGCGGTGCTAGTATATCAGACATGGCAACTTCGATCGATGCTAGTTCCAGTGAGAATATTTCTAATACCAAACAACCTAACTTCAGCTTGGTGAAACTATTCATGAAACAAAAaagtttgagtactgaag GTATGTCAACAACAGCAGACCAACTATCATCTTCTGAAAACTGGCCTGGGACGCAATCGGTTGAAAGCAATTGCTCGGAAACAAAATCGGCAGATCATCAGAGATACTTGGACCATAGCCACGAGAACAAAATTGGGGAAAGCGTTACCAAAATCCACGGCTACATCGCTGAAGAGCCGGAGGATGAATTGACCAAGAAGGAAGACATATCGAGACTGGACTGCAGTAAGAAATCTTTGAACAACAATAATAGTTTTTGCGACATCAAGAGAACGGAATCACCAATCAAGAAAAGTCACCTGAAGTCAACGAAAAATGACGCTATAAACAGGAGCATACAGACCTCTAACTTCTCCGAGATCATCAACCTGAAGAACGTAGGAAAAGCTGCTCCTCCAAAAGTGCAAGAACCGGTCAAGGTGGTTGAGCCCTCCTTCTTAAACAAGCTGAAAAAGGAGGGGGAGGTAGAGAAACCAGTTTACGTAATTTATCCAAACTATGTCTTACCCAACTTGGATTTCCTGAATGAGAAGGAAGAAGACGTTGCAAAGATTCTTCTGATGCCGCAGAGGCCACCGCCAGTTACCACCCAAAGGAAAAGACCGTTCAGTTGCAATGATTTAGAGACGCTGCGAGCCAAAGGATTCAGTCACGTTAAGGATTGGGATTCTTTGAACTTCCTCCTACCACCGGAATGTAGAGAAATACTTTCTGATATCCCGGAAGTGGCAGAATATATCAAACGAACGTCGAGCGTCAAACAGCCACCGCCAAGAACATCAAGAACAAAGAGACGACCAGTCAGTTGCGATTACACCGAGCGAGGTTTCGTTTCTAACCAAACAAACATTTCTTCTAGTTCCAGTACAGCCACACAGCCAAGTTCTGGATACAGAGGATCTTCCACAATTCTCAACGATTCTCAAAATAGTCCAGCTCCAGGCAATAACCTGAATCCTTTGTTTGTATATAGGTACGACAGTGTAACAAGTTCTGAAGCTAGTTTCATGCAGAATGATAGACAGAGAAGCATAACCACAGCTCCTCCCCTAACCAAAAGATGCGTTAGTGTAACTCATGGAGAAATAATTCCTCCAAGACCTCCTTTACCAAAGAACATTCTCTCTAAAGATCCCAAAAGATTCAGTCTTTGTGAAACGAATACTGATCCCCCAGTTTTCGAAGATAACAAATACAAGAGGATATCTCTTCAAGAACCTTACTACCTAGCTAGAAACAAAAGACTCTCGGAAACTGAAGATGAAGGTGTAGACGCAGGAACATCCAGCAGCAGTATGGATGAGCACGAACCGCCCGTCACTACCAGATCTAAATCCAACAGGCTATTTCCAAACATGAGTATCGACGAATTGACGCAATTCGAAGAGTTCTTGAAATGCAGCGGAATCTCTTCTTCGGATCCTGAAGAACTAAGTGACGAAAACATGACGCAACTCAGGTCTTACGTCAGTAGATTTCTGTCGCTGAAGATGAACCAGGAAGGAGGAGAGTTTTTCGGAGGAAAGAAGACTGTGAGCTTCGCTGAGAAAGTCAACGTGCTGCCGAAAAATTTGGAGGTTAAGCCGACCTTCTTGGCTCCCAATAACTCACCAAACGTTTCTGCTTTCAGCCATCAGAAAAATTATCAG AATGCTCAAGATGGCAGAGAAGTAGATGCTACGTATTCTAGTCCACAAACCACCCCGATACATCGACAGTCGTACAACATGGTGCAAAAATGGTCACTCGTGAACGGTGTGACAAACGCGGTAGATCTGTTGGTCAAACATTTCTCCTCAGCTTCAAACCAAGCTGAACTAACAGCTTTAGGAGACTCAAGCTTGAATCCTACATGTGCTAAAATAGCTTTAACCCACCTTTGTCCAGCTTTGTATGCGGTTTTGAGCGATGGACTGAAACCTAACCTAGAAACCAGCTTTGGTGCAATCAATAACTCTGTATGGCAAGTTGTCGAAGCTTCAGCCAAACAAGGTCCCCTGACAAAAGCGTTGAACGAATTGGTCATGAGAATAAACAGTGAAGACGCCATCACGGAGGGTCTAGTCAAGTTTAATACCTTTGTTTTCGGCTTGTTGAATGTTAGGTCACTTGACGCTTGGGCAAGCTATTTGAGAACACGAGAGAGTGTTTTGAAAAAACATTACGATTACGATTCACTTCTAATCTTATCACACACTGGCGGTTCTAACGTTCGAGTGCTTTTGGATAAATTGATCACCGCTTTGCAACCCTTAGCAGTTTATCCTTTCCAACTTGATCTCTTTTATGAGACGAAACAACTGCATATGAGTCTCAAGAGAATGGAAACCCTTAGTCCAACACATAAG ctGTCCTTCAAGCAGTGGAATAACGCAGGTCTTTCCATGCAAAGCAATAAATCTAACTCTGACTCTGAAGAAGCATCGGCGGCTACAACCGTGCGACATAGATCGGGATATCAGGAGGAGGAAAACCTACCAGATATACTCAACAGCTCCGCCACAACGAAAATCAAGAGCAGGAGTGAGAAAGAGCGACCCAGGTCATGCTGCGACCCTGGATCTTTAGGAAAACCAAGTTTCAAGCTTGGTGAAGACGTTACTAGTATAGCGAAGAAGAGGTGGTCTGGCATCGCCTTGAATTCGAAGTTGTATCAGGTTTACGACAGGTTAGCTAGAGAAGATGATGAGGAATATACTGATAGCTTAGAGAACACCAACAATATGAG GGTCGAAGAATGCGAGGACAATAACTCCGATGAAAACATCCCCCAAATCCAACCGGAATCACTTGAATACGCTGCAAATGAAGAAGGTAAACCTCTCAACGGAAAACGGTTCAAGAAACTCCAGCAACGGTGGGAGATGCTCAGTGGCAAAGACCAAGCCTTTTCTCCCCCTCTCTCTCCAACCCATACACCAAATACACCTACACCAAATACCCCTAGCAAATCTAGGATACCAAGACTCATAACGTCTCCAGTTAAACCAGTATCAGGCATACCAGTCGCTGTATGTCAAGGAGCAAAAGCTTCTAATGGTAAGGGCAGTCAAAAGAAAGTGACAACGCCCCCTAATCCTAAACCTCCGATCACGAACAAGATGGGATCAGCAAAAAATTCCCCAGCTAGAAAAACGCCAGTGACAAATACCAG AACAAGTAGAGTGGATCAAGTAGAGACTGGTAATGACAACAACAAGCACCCACCAAGACCAAGCAGTCTACCGTATAAACCAGCAGCACAAAACAGCAAATCTTCTAAGGTACCGCCTAGGAGAGCTGCATCTAGCTCTTTGAATAGGAAACCACTCTCAATTCACTCAAAAACTCCCAA GGTTGTGAGAACGTTATCTCACAGATTGCCATCTGAAAGTGGCCATCTGTCGTATAACGAGGGCGAGAACCTGAAGGTCATACTGAGGGTGGACGACAAATGGTTGCTTTGTTGTAGAGGTACCCAAAAAGGCCTGGTACCAGTCTCTGCTGTCATATCAGCAGACGTAGGAACCTTCTGA
- the LOC123319421 gene encoding uncharacterized protein LOC123319421 isoform X4, translating to MNEGVVPKGVTPDSDCNSNHPNSASFLSVSSQDVDFVQDNSDYQWFLDYGYRDGGTNHHTSLLSLPESYEAGDLNYYDAFSKNMDANLAEADMESFRTEDIHALLTNLPPMCTDHLSQENHRQGECYASVSGSMMAKFDFDSSISPHSSSQGEDSTSMSICKSELLFSPVREVPVPGANYSVDSLDCDFQDMMLTCQANKDNYTIAFEGSLTMYSEESEFNGTEKSDEHSNSAHFSNDLKAQAKNIKKLSNALPMTQSDSGSFTTWSKLKKAGGDNQVRRHPSGNNNNSGDDATHLGLNDNTAKSQSMPNLYKQKLIKSLMQNNILQNTKNASDVSTLKRKRVKVFDIQHHTQTNSGSGASISDMATSIDASSSENISNTKQPNFSLVKLFMKQKSLSTEGMSTTADQLSSSENWPGTQSVESNCSETKSADHQRYLDHSHENKIGESVTKIHGYIAEEPEDELTKKEDISRLDCSKKSLNNNNSFCDIKRTESPIKKSHLKSTKNDAINRSIQTSNFSEIINLKNVGKAAPPKVQEPVKVVEPSFLNKLKKEGEVEKPVYVIYPNYVLPNLDFLNEKEEDVAKILLMPQRPPPVTTQRKRPFSCNDLETLRAKGFSHVKDWDSLNFLLPPECREILSDIPEVAEYIKRTSSVKQPPPRTSRTKRRPVSCDYTERGFVSNQTNISSSSSTATQPSSGYRGSSTILNDSQNSPAPGNNLNPLFVYRYDSVTSSEASFMQNDRQRSITTAPPLTKRCVSVTHGEIIPPRPPLPKNILSKDPKRFSLCETNTDPPVFEDNKYKRISLQEPYYLARNKRLSETEDEGVDAGTSSSSMDEHEPPVTTRSKSNRLFPNMSIDELTQFEEFLKCSGISSSDPEELSDENMTQLRSYVSRFLSLKMNQEGGEFFGGKKTVSFAEKVNVLPKNLEVKPTFLAPNNSPNVSAFSHQKNYQNAQDGREVDATYSSPQTTPIHRQSYNMVQKWSLVNGVTNAVDLLVKHFSSASNQAELTALGDSSLNPTCAKIALTHLCPALYAVLSDGLKPNLETSFGAINNSVWQVVEASAKQGPLTKALNELVMRINSEDAITEGLVKFNTFVFGLLNVRSLDAWASYLRTRESVLKKHYDYDSLLILSHTGGSNVRVLLDKLITALQPLAVYPFQLDLFYETKQLHMSLKRMETLSPTHKLSFKQWNNAGLSMQSNKSNSDSEEASAATTVRHRSGYQEEENLPDILNSSATTKIKSRSEKERPRSCCDPGSLGKPSFKLGEDVTSIAKKRWSGIALNSKLYQVYDRLAREDDEEYTDSLENTNNMRVEECEDNNSDENIPQIQPESLEYAANEEGKPLNGKRFKKLQQRWEMLSGKDQAFSPPLSPTHTPNTPTPNTPSKSRIPRLITSPVKPVSGIPVAVCQGAKASNGKGSQKKVTTPPNPKPPITNKMGSAKNSPARKTPVTNTRTSRVDQVETGNDNNKHPPRPSSLPYKPAAQNSKSSKVPPRRAASSSLNRKPLSIHSKTPKVVRTLSHRLPSESGHLSYNEGENLKVILRVDDKWLLCCRGTQKGLVPVSAVISADVGTF from the exons ATGAACGAGGGTGTCGTCCCCAAAGGGGTCACGCCAGACTCCGACTGTAACAGCAACCATCCCAATTCGGCCAGTTTCTTATCTGTTTCTTCTCAAGATGTTGACTTCGTACAAGACAACTCGGACTATCAATGGTTTCTCGATTATGG ATATCGAGATGGAGGAACGAATCACCACACTAGCCTTCTCTCACTTCCTGAATCTTACGAAGCCGGAGATCTCAACTATTACGATGCCTTCTCTAAAAACATGGACGCCAATTTGGCGGAAGCCGATATGGAAAGTTTCAGGACCGAAGACATACACGCCCTCCTCACCAATTTACCGCCAATGTGTACTGACCATCTAAGTCAAGAG AACCACCGCCAAGGAGAGTGCTACGCCAGCGTATCGGGATCGATGATGGCCAAGTTCGATTTCGACAGCTCCATAAGCCCCCACAGCAGCTCGCAGGGCGAAGATTCAACGTCCATGTCCATCTGCAAGTCCGAGTTGCTCTTCAGCCCCGTGAGGGAGGTCCCGGTTCCGGGGGCGAACTACAGCGTAGATTCTCTCGATTGCGACTTCCAAGACATGATGCTGACGTGCCAGGCGAACAAGGACAATTACACCATAGCCTTCGAAGGGTCCCTGACAATGTACTCGGAGGAATCTGAGTTCAATGGAACGG agaAATCTGACGAGCACTCCAACAGCGCGCACTTCTCCAATGACCTAAAGGCTCAAgccaaaaatatcaaaaagttATCTAATGCACTACCAATGACGCAGTCAGACTCAGGAAGTTTCACGACGTGGAGCAAATTGAAAAAAGCTGGAGGAGATAACCAGGTTCGAAGACATCCTTCCGGTAACAATAACAATTCAGGTGATGATGCTACCCACTTAGGACTGAATGACAATACGGCCAAGAGTCAAAGCATGCCGAACCTCTACAAGCAAAAGTTGATAAAGAGTCTGATGCAAAACAATATTCTGCAAAACACAAAAAATGCG TCGGACGTTTCTACGTTGAAGAGGAAACGAGTTAAAGTCTTTGACATCCAGCACCATACACAAACGAACAGTGGTAGCGGTGCTAGTATATCAGACATGGCAACTTCGATCGATGCTAGTTCCAGTGAGAATATTTCTAATACCAAACAACCTAACTTCAGCTTGGTGAAACTATTCATGAAACAAAAaagtttgagtactgaag GTATGTCAACAACAGCAGACCAACTATCATCTTCTGAAAACTGGCCTGGGACGCAATCGGTTGAAAGCAATTGCTCGGAAACAAAATCGGCAGATCATCAGAGATACTTGGACCATAGCCACGAGAACAAAATTGGGGAAAGCGTTACCAAAATCCACGGCTACATCGCTGAAGAGCCGGAGGATGAATTGACCAAGAAGGAAGACATATCGAGACTGGACTGCAGTAAGAAATCTTTGAACAACAATAATAGTTTTTGCGACATCAAGAGAACGGAATCACCAATCAAGAAAAGTCACCTGAAGTCAACGAAAAATGACGCTATAAACAGGAGCATACAGACCTCTAACTTCTCCGAGATCATCAACCTGAAGAACGTAGGAAAAGCTGCTCCTCCAAAAGTGCAAGAACCGGTCAAGGTGGTTGAGCCCTCCTTCTTAAACAAGCTGAAAAAGGAGGGGGAGGTAGAGAAACCAGTTTACGTAATTTATCCAAACTATGTCTTACCCAACTTGGATTTCCTGAATGAGAAGGAAGAAGACGTTGCAAAGATTCTTCTGATGCCGCAGAGGCCACCGCCAGTTACCACCCAAAGGAAAAGACCGTTCAGTTGCAATGATTTAGAGACGCTGCGAGCCAAAGGATTCAGTCACGTTAAGGATTGGGATTCTTTGAACTTCCTCCTACCACCGGAATGTAGAGAAATACTTTCTGATATCCCGGAAGTGGCAGAATATATCAAACGAACGTCGAGCGTCAAACAGCCACCGCCAAGAACATCAAGAACAAAGAGACGACCAGTCAGTTGCGATTACACCGAGCGAGGTTTCGTTTCTAACCAAACAAACATTTCTTCTAGTTCCAGTACAGCCACACAGCCAAGTTCTGGATACAGAGGATCTTCCACAATTCTCAACGATTCTCAAAATAGTCCAGCTCCAGGCAATAACCTGAATCCTTTGTTTGTATATAGGTACGACAGTGTAACAAGTTCTGAAGCTAGTTTCATGCAGAATGATAGACAGAGAAGCATAACCACAGCTCCTCCCCTAACCAAAAGATGCGTTAGTGTAACTCATGGAGAAATAATTCCTCCAAGACCTCCTTTACCAAAGAACATTCTCTCTAAAGATCCCAAAAGATTCAGTCTTTGTGAAACGAATACTGATCCCCCAGTTTTCGAAGATAACAAATACAAGAGGATATCTCTTCAAGAACCTTACTACCTAGCTAGAAACAAAAGACTCTCGGAAACTGAAGATGAAGGTGTAGACGCAGGAACATCCAGCAGCAGTATGGATGAGCACGAACCGCCCGTCACTACCAGATCTAAATCCAACAGGCTATTTCCAAACATGAGTATCGACGAATTGACGCAATTCGAAGAGTTCTTGAAATGCAGCGGAATCTCTTCTTCGGATCCTGAAGAACTAAGTGACGAAAACATGACGCAACTCAGGTCTTACGTCAGTAGATTTCTGTCGCTGAAGATGAACCAGGAAGGAGGAGAGTTTTTCGGAGGAAAGAAGACTGTGAGCTTCGCTGAGAAAGTCAACGTGCTGCCGAAAAATTTGGAGGTTAAGCCGACCTTCTTGGCTCCCAATAACTCACCAAACGTTTCTGCTTTCAGCCATCAGAAAAATTATCAG AATGCTCAAGATGGCAGAGAAGTAGATGCTACGTATTCTAGTCCACAAACCACCCCGATACATCGACAGTCGTACAACATGGTGCAAAAATGGTCACTCGTGAACGGTGTGACAAACGCGGTAGATCTGTTGGTCAAACATTTCTCCTCAGCTTCAAACCAAGCTGAACTAACAGCTTTAGGAGACTCAAGCTTGAATCCTACATGTGCTAAAATAGCTTTAACCCACCTTTGTCCAGCTTTGTATGCGGTTTTGAGCGATGGACTGAAACCTAACCTAGAAACCAGCTTTGGTGCAATCAATAACTCTGTATGGCAAGTTGTCGAAGCTTCAGCCAAACAAGGTCCCCTGACAAAAGCGTTGAACGAATTGGTCATGAGAATAAACAGTGAAGACGCCATCACGGAGGGTCTAGTCAAGTTTAATACCTTTGTTTTCGGCTTGTTGAATGTTAGGTCACTTGACGCTTGGGCAAGCTATTTGAGAACACGAGAGAGTGTTTTGAAAAAACATTACGATTACGATTCACTTCTAATCTTATCACACACTGGCGGTTCTAACGTTCGAGTGCTTTTGGATAAATTGATCACCGCTTTGCAACCCTTAGCAGTTTATCCTTTCCAACTTGATCTCTTTTATGAGACGAAACAACTGCATATGAGTCTCAAGAGAATGGAAACCCTTAGTCCAACACATAAG ctGTCCTTCAAGCAGTGGAATAACGCAGGTCTTTCCATGCAAAGCAATAAATCTAACTCTGACTCTGAAGAAGCATCGGCGGCTACAACCGTGCGACATAGATCGGGATATCAGGAGGAGGAAAACCTACCAGATATACTCAACAGCTCCGCCACAACGAAAATCAAGAGCAGGAGTGAGAAAGAGCGACCCAGGTCATGCTGCGACCCTGGATCTTTAGGAAAACCAAGTTTCAAGCTTGGTGAAGACGTTACTAGTATAGCGAAGAAGAGGTGGTCTGGCATCGCCTTGAATTCGAAGTTGTATCAGGTTTACGACAGGTTAGCTAGAGAAGATGATGAGGAATATACTGATAGCTTAGAGAACACCAACAATATGAG GGTCGAAGAATGCGAGGACAATAACTCCGATGAAAACATCCCCCAAATCCAACCGGAATCACTTGAATACGCTGCAAATGAAGAAGGTAAACCTCTCAACGGAAAACGGTTCAAGAAACTCCAGCAACGGTGGGAGATGCTCAGTGGCAAAGACCAAGCCTTTTCTCCCCCTCTCTCTCCAACCCATACACCAAATACACCTACACCAAATACCCCTAGCAAATCTAGGATACCAAGACTCATAACGTCTCCAGTTAAACCAGTATCAGGCATACCAGTCGCTGTATGTCAAGGAGCAAAAGCTTCTAATGGTAAGGGCAGTCAAAAGAAAGTGACAACGCCCCCTAATCCTAAACCTCCGATCACGAACAAGATGGGATCAGCAAAAAATTCCCCAGCTAGAAAAACGCCAGTGACAAATACCAG AACAAGTAGAGTGGATCAAGTAGAGACTGGTAATGACAACAACAAGCACCCACCAAGACCAAGCAGTCTACCGTATAAACCAGCAGCACAAAACAGCAAATCTTCTAAGGTACCGCCTAGGAGAGCTGCATCTAGCTCTTTGAATAGGAAACCACTCTCAATTCACTCAAAAACTCCCAA GGTTGTGAGAACGTTATCTCACAGATTGCCATCTGAAAGTGGCCATCTGTCGTATAACGAGGGCGAGAACCTGAAGGTCATACTGAGGGTGGACGACAAATGGTTGCTTTGTTGTAGAGGTACCCAAAAAGGCCTGGTACCAGTCTCTGCTGTCATATCAGCAGACGTAGGAACCTTCTGA